The genomic region TTGGTGATTATGTCTTTTTCTAGGTTCCATCCACGAGCTGGGGAATATTCGCGTGCGTAATAAATAATTTGCAGGTGAAGCTTATTCCACAAATGTTCGTCGAACAAGCGTTTTGCATCTTTTTCTGTTTGCGTAACATTTTTTCCATTGGAAAGCCCCCAACGGTACATTAATCGATGTATGTGCGTATCTACAGGAAAGGAAGGAACTCCAAAAGCTTGAGACATAACAACGCTGGCTGTTTTATGGCCCACGCCCGGAAGCGCTTCTAAAGCCTCCATGTCTGCCGGTACTTCACCGTTATATTTATCTATTAAAATTTGGGATAGCCCATGAATACCTTTCGATTTCATGGGTGAGAGTCCTACAGGCTTAATAATTTTCCTTATTTCATCTACCGTAAGCTTAACCATTTGATAAGGGTTCATGGCCCTGTCGAACAACATAGGTGTAATTTGGTTTACCCGGGCGTCGGTGCTTTGAGCGGACATTAATACAGCTATTAAAAGAGTATACGGGTCGGTGTGATCTAAAGGGATAGGTACTGTAGGATACAATCTTTCTAAGGTATCTACAACGAAATCAACCTTTTCTGCTTTGGTCATTTTTACGTAATTTTAAACAAAAATAGCAGAACAAAATTCAAATAAAAAAAATGTTTATGAAGACACTCAAAGCAGGCGATAAAGTACCGAACTTTAGCGTGAACGATCAAGATGGAAATAAAGTTTCTTTATCTGATTACAAGGGTAAAAAATTAGTTGTTTTTTTCTATCCAAAAGCGAGTACACCTGGCTGTACTGCAGAAGCTTGCAACCTTAGGGATCATTATAAGGAATTGCAGGAGCACGGCTATAGTTTACTTGGGGTAAGTGCCGATTCTGAAAAAAGACAATCGAATTTTAAGAACAAATACGAATTTCCGTTTCCGTTATTGGCAGACGAAGAGAAAGAGGTTATTAATGCTTTTGGTGTCTGGGGACCTAAAAAATTTATGGGCCGTGAGTATGATGGCATCCATCGTATGACATTTATTGTAAATGATGGAGTAGTGGAGCGTGTAATTGAAAAAGTAAAAACGAAAGATCACGCTGCGCAGATTTTGGAGGCGTAGATTAGATTATACAAAAATGCGGGTTTTACATTTGGCATGCTCGCATTTTTTGTTTTTAGTATTGGTATTATGCATTTCTCATCTTCAAAATCTAGAGAGGATATGTTGAGTTGCTAGGTTTTATTCGCCAAAATAGTTTTAATTACAATTTACAATAGAAATGGAATCTTTAATCATTGATTTTGCTAGGGAGAATAATGAAAAAGAAGCAATTAATCTTATTGATAATGAAAAAACATCTGTAAACGTAGAAGATAAGGATGGTTATAATTTATTGATGATATCACTTTTGCGAGGTCTAGAAGACCTATCATTAAAATTAATTGAAAGAAACATAAATTTAAAACATCAAGATTCCAAGGGGCAAACTATACTGCATCATCTGGCAATATTTTACAATGAAAAAATTTTACTGAAATGCCTTGAGGAGGGAGCTGATTTAAGTATTTCTGATATATATGGAAATCAATCTTTATGGACTACGGTTTTTAATGATAAGGGTTATGGAAAAAGGCTTGAAATGATTAAAATTTTAATGGAATATGGTGCTGATCCATACCATAAAAATAATGTTGAAAAAAGCCCTTATGACATGGCCAGAATAACTAAAAATAATGAAGTAAAATCGATTTTTGAAAATTATAAATAACTTGTACCATTAAAGGTAACCGCAAACCTTGCCAGCTCCCGCTAGCGTGAATATCTTGCTCGCGACAGATATAGGAAAGAACATAAAAAAAACGAAATGAACACTATAAAAAGATATCGTCATCTCGATATTATTGTGGTAAGAGTGCGAGCGTGACACTGGCACCAGTAGGCGATATACGGGCCAATAAAAATGAAAAGCTCTACCAATTTGCAAAAACTATGAATGTAGGGCAGGAGTGGAACCTCGCGGGAAGCGCCACCCTTACTTTAAACAATTTACCGGTTGGCGATGGTACCACTGGTTACCAACCCTATAAACCTTTTACGGTTAAAAGCATGTTGCAAAGCAATGATAACGGGCTTGTGTACCGTTATGCTGGGGAGAAATATTACGAACTTAAAGACCATTTGGGGAATGTACGCGTAGTGATAAGCGACCGTAAGGATTTAAACACTGCAGACAATACCCTAAGTGCCCATGTGGAGAGTTATAACAATTATTATCCCTTTGGTATGTTGCAACCAAACCGTACCTTTAACAACCCGAGGTATAGATACGGATTTCAAGGACAGGAAAAGGATGATGATCTTAAAGGGGATGGGAATAGTGTAAACTATAAATATAGAATGCACGACCCAAGAGTGGGTAGGTTCTTTGCGGTAGATCCTTTGTTTAAAGATTATCCATATTATACTCCTTTTAGCTTTAGTGGGAATAAATTGATAGGATATATTGAGCTTGAAGGGCTTGAGGAAGCTAGGATTAACCAAGCAATAGATTGGAATACAGCAATTAAAATGGCTGGCGATAAAGCTACTATTAATGAAATTCAAGAAAAATATGAATATATTCATGGTTTTACCTCACGGGCTGCAAATACTAGATTGTTCAAGTCTTTTTTCAAAAGTGATTTAGCTCAAAGTTTTATTGAGAAATATGGCTCCTTCGAGCGTGGCACTTACGAAATGACTCATGAAGAAACGATTGACACCCATCCTTCTCCAGTATCAATAATTCATGGAAATCATGAAGATTACATGCGAGGGGAGGCATCAAATTTCTTATCTGAATTAAAATATATAGAAAAAGGTGCTTCTAAATTTGTAGAATTGTCTGTGCTCAGTAAAGCAAACACTAAAGGAACTTTGGGTGTGTTTACTGTGAAATTTAGAGGTGATTTAAAACGAGAGGCGGAAGGAAATGGATGGAGTTTTAACGGAACAATGCAGTTTTTTGATGAATGGAATTTTGACCAAAAAAGTGAGGGAGAGAGAACAGCCAGTAGCGAGAATGCAACTGCTAAGGGAAGGAAATTTTTGTTAGGTCGACCTTTTGAAATAAAAAGCCCATTATATAAAGTTTACCAGAATAATGAAAACTCTGTGATTGATTGGTTTGAAAATATAGATTCATCATCGGATGAACTAAGTAAATTGGGAAAAACGGTTTCTAAATATTAATAAATTAAATAATTATGTTTAAAAAGTGGTGCAATGTTATAATAGTAATATTATTGTTACTAAGTTGTAATAAACAGAGGCGTAAAATAAAAGAGATAAATTCCATGTCTAAGATATATATTCCAATTAATTCAGAAATTTTGAATTATCATGATAATCTAGAATCATCTCTAGTTTATAAAATTAGAATCGATAGTACGAAATTAGAAAATTTTACTAAATACAATGTTTTTCGAACTTTGGACACATTTAGTAACAAATATGGTTATTCTTTCGACAGGACGACTTTTAATTCAATTGAGAATGGATTTCCTGATGGAGAAGAAATTTATGGAAGTAATCTAAAGATTTGCAACAAACACTCAACAAGTATAATATTTAATGATAAGGAATTAGTTATTTGGGGTGTTACGGACTATCCCGTATTTATAACGGACTCATTGTAGGTGGAAAATAAATAAATGCCCAGTTATTACGATTTCATGCGCTAGGGCGAGTATCTTGCTCGTGCCTAGTATAATTGAATATTATAAATGAAGGATTTAAAACATAAGACATAAACATAAAAATGATAACCAAATAACCCAAAAAATAGCCCTAAGCTATATACTTAAAAACCTACTTAATTATGAACACATTTTTTAGAATACTGGCCATTGTTATGGCTTTTTCCTCGATTTCCCATGCGCAGGATTTTACCCTAATTGCAAGTGATTCCCCAAAAGAGTATTGGTGCAATTATAGTGATAACGGTAATTTGTACACCTTTACTTATGGAGATTCCAAAACCGGTTACAAAACCAAAGTTACCACTTACAACAAAGACCTTGAAGTTATCTCGGAGCTTACTTCTAGCGAAACCCTGGATGGGAACGATATATATTATATTTCCAAAGACGGTACCGAATTCGCTTTCGATCGTTATGGCAACGAAGATAGGATCGGGGTGCTAACTCCAAGTGGTTATTTTAAGGTTAAAACATCCGCCAACCACCATTGTTTTACTACCAAAGATTTTTACCACACCATAGAGGTAAAGGAAAATGTTTTGGGTAACAAGCAGGGAATGGAATTATTGGTAGCCAACCTTAAAAAAGATAAAATTGAAACCTATGCATTGGAACATCCCAAATTTAAGGGAGAGGAAACTTTTGCCATTGGGGTCATGGATTACGGTCCGGAAAGTTTTAAGTACGGTTATATAAACCTGAATAGTGAGGAAAAGAACTACCGTAACTACATAGTGGTCGAGTATGATTTTAAAGGAAAAATCATCAAGCAGCAAAGTTTCGAGGTATCCTTACAGGAGGCAGAGTTTTCGTTCCTCAATGACGACGATCGTGCCTATAGCACCTTTGTATATTCCGGAAGCAGTAGTGTGGTTACTGCGGTTCACAATCCCAAGGCCAATGGCGTTTTGCGTTATGATGCCGGGGAGGATGTCTATTATGCCTACGGCGGTTATGAAAAAAGAAGGGATGTATCTGGGGTGTTTATCCATAAATACGATGCTACCGGAAAATTACTTTGGGAACAGCGCTATCTGTTCGATGATTTTAAACTAAAGTATTTAAATAGCTACAACCGTTTGATACGTTTGGATATCGGTTCCCAGAACATCGGGTTCAATGTCTATACCAGAAAAGGAAAAGATTATTGCGGATTTTATTTGGTGGATAAGCAAACCGGGGAATTAAAGAACAGTAGCGTACTTGACAACTATGGTTTTTACGGTGGCTATAAAAGTACAATGCCGTATACGCAAGATTCGAAAGCAAGGAAGCTCCTTTTAAGGACAAGGTGTTCGACCGTTTTGTAGCCTATGGAATGCTGGAAAACCCTTCGCTTGCCGAATTTATTGCCAATATGGGAGAAGACCACCTCTTTTTGGGACAATGGAACCCCGATGGCATCAATGTGCTTTACACTGCAAAAAAGAAAGATCCAAAAATACATTTTAAATCATTTAAAAATAACCAATCATTTTAAACATGGGCTGTAGTGGGAAGCATAACATAAAAGCTTGAATACTTTGGGTATTCAAGCTTTTATGTTAAAATTACAATTATTAATATTTCAATTCTCCTTGCTTTCCAAGATCTGGTTCATCTCCAGTAAGGGCACCTAATCCCATTTTGAATAGGGATACAAGTTTGTTGTGTTTAGTATCCCAATAGAAAACATCCCTAGGAACAACCTTTATGGCTGTTAGCTTCGGATCTTCTACACCGTCAAACCAAGCATCATCTGTCTTCTCGTATAAATCCTCTAAAACACTTTTGTCTTTTAAAATTTGAGCTTTTCCGTAAATATTTAAAAATTCCATTGAAGATTTATCGGAATAAATTAAATAGATGTCACTGCTACTTCGTATGTTGCTGTTATGGGTGCTTTCTGAGCTACTTAAAAACCAAACATTACCTTCCTTATCTACTTTCTTAGTGCTCATCGGGATGGCGTGTAATGGTGTCTTTTTAAGGTTGGTAATCATCATAGCGAAGTCAATCGATTTAGCTAAATCCCTTACCTTTTCTATCGCTTCTTTACTGTATAAATTTTCTTTACTCATATCTTAAGGTTTTTAGTGTAAATTACTTACTGCTATTGGTTTAGACTGTTAATTTGTCGCCAATGTTAAGATAATAAAAGCCTAATATTTTATATAAAAAAAGTGATTTACCGTTAGATAAATCACTTCAATATAAGTTAAGAAAAGAAAAATTTTACTCCTGTTTTTCTTTAGCCTTGAGTTCTTTTTTCGGTTTGTAATCAAACAACCCTTTTTCTTTGATGAGCTCTGCAATACCTTTTGGAAGCATTTTCTCCCATCCATCCTGTCCTTCAGCAATCATTTTTAATACTTCACGCGAGAAAATATCTAAAATGGAATCATCGTAATCGAATATATCGACTACTTTACCATTGTATTTAAAGAACTTATATAGTTCTTTCATACGTGGGTGTACTTTTAAGTTATTGCTGGTAGTTGTTAATCCAGTTTCTGGATCGATCATAGGGTATAGGTATACCTTCAAATCTTTATAGAAAAGCTTACCGAAGGCTTCCAAAATACCACCACTCAAGTGACGGTAGTACTTTTCATCAAATATATCCACCAAGTTATTGACACCCATGGTAAGGGCCATCCGTTCTTTGGAATACTCAGAGAAATATTCAACAAGTTTATAATATTCCTGGAAATTGGAGATCATTACCGTTTGTCCTAGCGAACAAAGTAGTCGCGCCCGATCCATAAAATCTTCTTCATCAATTTCACCTTCAGCACGTAAATTGGAAAGTGTAATTTCGAACACAACCACTGTATTGTCTACATCAACCTTGTTTTCACGAATAAATATGTCGTACGATTTTTTGTACATGTCCATGTTTACCATGGTAACCGGCCTAAAGCTACCTCGCAAGGCTAAAATGTTCTTTTTGTAGAGAATAGCCGCTGGCAGGATGTTATTCCCGTCGGGACCAAACATTACCGCATCGGTCATATCGTTTTTAACAAGCTGTAAACTCATTAATCTATTATCAACTTCTTCAAAACGCGGTCCGGAGAAATTTATGGTATCAATTTCAATGGTATCGTTATCGATATGATCGTAAAGGTATTTTAACAATTTTTTCGGTTTATGGTGTTTGTAAAAAGCCCCGTAAACTAAATTTACACCAACAATTCCCAAAGTTTCCTGTTGCAATCGCGCTTCGGTTTGCTTAAAGCGAATATGCAATATAATTTCGTTGTAGTCTTCTTCCGGGTCTAATTGAAACCTAATTCCTAACCAACCGTGACCTTTAAATTTCTTGGCAAAATCGATAGTGGCTACCGTATTTGCATAAGAGAAGAATATTTTATTCGGATTGTCTTCCCGTGGAATACGCTCTTCCATAAGGCGCATTTCGTGAGATAACATTTTTTTAAGTCGTGCCTCGGTTACGTACCTACCATCATCTTCAATTCCGTAGATGGCATCACTAAAACTCTTATCGTAGGCACTCATGGCTTTTGCAATGGTCCCAGAAGCACCACCTGCCCTAAAAAAATGCCTTACCGTTTCTTGTCCCGCACCAATTTCTGCAAATGTACCATAGATATCTTCATTCAAATTTATCCGTAATGCTTTGGATTTAAGCGATGGAACATTCTCAAAGTTCTTATCTCCTTTTAAAACTAGTGTCATTGCAGTTTTTTAATTTGTTACAAAGTTAAAAAGTTTAATGAAGCTATTCAGAATAATAATGATAAATTTGATAAAAAATTAGAGTTTTGAAAGTAACTTTCCTCGGTACGGGCACATCTCAGGGAATCCCAATAGTTGGGAGCGATGACCCAGTCTCGAAAAGTAACGACCCCAAAGACAAGAGATTACGTGTTTCGGTAATGGTAGAATGGGATTCTTATTGTTATATTGTAGACTGTGGCCCCGATTTTAGGCAGCAAATGCTTGCGAATAATGTTAAGAAAATTGATGGAATCCTGTTCACCCACGAACATGCAGACCATATAATGGGTTTAGATGATATTCGCCCCTTCTTTTTTAGGCAGGGGGATATCCCGGTATACGCACACTCTCGCGTTTTGGAGTCTTTAAAAATAAAATTCGATTATATTTTTGCCACCAAAGACAGGTATCCCGGCGCACCGGCGGTAAAAGAAAATGTTGTAGAAAATAACGTGAACATTCCATTGGGGAATATGGAGGTAGTGCCTGTTAATGCTTTTCATAACAGATTACAGGTATTCGGATTTAGATTTGATAAATTTGCCTACCTCACCGATGTAAAAACCATAGAAGCGGTAGAACGGGATAAATTAAAAGGAGTAGAGGTATTGGTAGTAAATGCACTTCGTAAAGAACCGCACCACTCTCATTTTAATATTGAAGAGGCATTGGAGTTTATTTCTGAAATAAAACCAAAGAAAGCCTATTTAACACATATTAGTCCGATGCTGGGTTTTCACCAGGTGGCTCAAGAAGAATTACCGGCAAATGTGTATATTGCTTATGACAATTTAACTGTTGAATTATAATGATTAAAACACCCCATTTATGAAAAGAAATATTTTCATGTATTTATTCTTCTTTGCGCTTTTATATATTGTATATCAATATGTAAGTTCAAAGAAATATTTTGAAAAGGAAACTGTAAAAATTGAAAATCTGGAAGCTGAAAATGAACAGCTAACCGATTCCATAAAAACACTTACACTGGATAAATTAGACCTTCAATATTTTTCTTTGGAAAACAACGAAGATGCCTTAGCTTATTACTACGATTATAATATTGATAACCCTGCTCGATACATAGCAGATAAGTTATTGGAAACCAATGAGCAAAAAGGGAATAATCCGTTGGTTCCTTACGATGGAATGTCTGGGGCACCCATGAAAATAAATAAGATTAAAGTTCTTAACCATAAATGGATTATTGCCGATTTTTCCGATGGAAAACATTGGGGGGAACTGTTTATAAAATACGAACTGAAAGAAGATATGGGGGTAGATTTTACCTTATTAGACCATTTGTTATACACAAGAAGCTAAACCTATGATAGTTTGGATATCCTTTATAACACTCATCGTTATTTTTTTAGCGATCGATTTGGGGATCTTTAATAAGAATCCGCATGAAATAACCAATAAAGAGGCCACCGTTTGGACGACCATTTGGGTAAGTACAGCGCTGCTTTTTTCTTTGGTTATCTACTTTATTTTTAAACACGGTTGGCTGGAAAACCCAGATAGCTTAACACCAACAAAAGCATTATTAAAATACATAACGGGATATTTAATAGAACTTTCCTTAAGTATCGATAATATTTTTGTGATTGCCGTTATTTTTACATCCTTTAGGATTCCCAAAATGTATCAGCACCGCGTGTTGTTTTGGGGGATTATTGGAGCTATTGTTTTTAGGGCATTAATGATATTGTTTGGAGTATTGCTAATTAAAAAATTCGATTGGATTATCTATGTTTTCGGGGCCTTCTTAATTTACACGGGAATAAAAATGGCCTTTGAAAAAGAAGATGACGCTTACGACCCAAAAGATTCATTTATTTATAAAACCATCCGAAAGATTATTCCGGTGACACCCATAATAAACAGCGAAAACTTTTTTGTACGTAAAAAGCATTTGTTGGTAGCCACGCCACTATTTATTGCGCTTATTGTGATAGAGTTTACCGATATTTTATTTGCTCTAGATAGTATTCCTGCAATTTTAGCAATCACATCAGATCCTTTTTTGGTGTTTAGTTCCAATATCATGGCCATCTTAGGTTTACGGTCTATGTATTTCTTTTTAGCAAATATGCTGGAGCGTTTTGGCTACCTTAAATACAGTTTGGTGGTAATCCTGAGTTACGTTGGGGTAAAAATGATTTTATCTCACCATGTTGATATTCCAGAATGGCTGTCGCTTACAATAATTGGAATGTCTCTTGGGGCTGGAATCTTATTTTCGTTATACAAGGAAAAGAAAGAGGTGGCGGAGTAACACGAAAATTTGTTTCTCTTGTTGAAATCCAGAATAGGGATTCAAGCTAGAATTCATTCATATCTTTGCAGTATGCTAGATCCATTTAAAGATCATATTCGCACGCATTTCCCTTTCCTTTTAACAGGGAGGTTAGCTATTGCCTCTAGCGGCGGTATTGATAGTATGGTGCTTACCCATTTGTGCAAGGAGAATGGACTTGATATAAGAATTTTGCATTGCAATTTTCAATTAAGAGGGGAGGAAAGCGATAAAGACCAGCAATTTCTAAAGTTTTATGCTGAAAATAAAGCAATTCCATTTTTTTCTACGGAATTTAACACAGAAACCTATGCAGAAAACCACAAAATATCCACACAGCTTGCAGCGAGGGAGCTTCGGTATGCATGGTTTAAAGAACAAAAAGATATTTTAGGGTTTGATTATTTGCTAACAGGTCATCATTTGGATGATAATTTAGAGACATTTCTTATCAATTTATCACGAGGAACGGGAATTGACGGACTTACGGGGATTCCTGAAGTAAATAATTACATCGTTCGCCCGATGCTTGTATTTTCTAGGGACGAAATTTTTCAGTATGCCCTAAAAAACAATATTAAATGGCGTGAGGATGAAAGCAATGTGGAGACTAAATACTTACGCAACAAAATAAGGCATGAGGTAGTCCCAAAATTAAAAGACATCAATCCAGAGGCGCTTCAAAATTTTCAAAAAACCATAAGTCATTTAAAGGGCTCTTCAGAAATAATTGGAAATCACCTAAAGGAGATCAAGTCTCGGATTTTTAAAGAAAACAAGAAAAGCGTAGAGGTTTCCCTTGAAGAATTGAAACAATTGAAGCCAAAAGAAGCTTATTTATTTCATCTTTTTAGCCCATTCGGTTTTACGGAAGTAAACGATTTGATATCGGTTATGGAGTCCCAGAGCGGAAAAAAGCTTTTTTCTAAAACCCATCGATTGGTTCGGGATCGGGAGAAGTTTATAATAACGCCCTTAAAAAAGGAGCCCGTTCAAAAGGACTTTTTAATTAAAAAAGAAGAAACTTCGATCACTACGCCCATCAATTTATCCATCGATTTACTAGACAATATAGAACTGGTAGACCGCACTATTATTTACGTTGATAAAGAAAAGTTAAAGTTTCCCTTAAAGCTAAGGAAATGGAAAAATGGTGATTACTTTTACCCCTTTGGAATGCAGGGAAAAAAGAAAATTAGTAAGTTTTTTAAAGATGAAAAATTTTCTTTGCCCTCTAAGGAAAACCAATGGTTGCTTTGCGATCGTGAAGACAAAATTATTTGGGTTGTTGGCCAAAGAGCAGATAACCGCTTTAAAGTGACCGAAAAAACGAAGCGAATTTTAAAAATAGAATGCATCGATGCGTAATTTACTAGTTGTTCTTTTAGTATTAGTAACTTTTTTCTCCCAAGCTCAAGACGCTGTAAAATGGAATACTTCCGTAGAAAAAATATCGGACACAGAGTATGAACTAATCATCAAAGCCGATATTACCGAACACTGGCATTTATATGCGCAAAATCAACCACTTGGGGAGGATGCTTCCATTATACCCACAGTTTTTACTTTTGAAAGGGAAGGAGATGGTTTTGAATTGATTGGTGCAACTGAGGAACAGGAGCCCATTACCGAGTTGGACCCTATTTTTGAAGAAGAACTTTCCTATTTCGATGGATCGGTAACCTTTATGCAACGGGTAGAAATCACGGATCCAACACTAAAAGGGATCATTGGATTGGTAGAATACCAGGCCTGTGATGACGAACGATGTATCTTCGCAGATGACGAACTCCTTTTCTCTTTGGATGGCAGCGAAATGGTGTCTGCTACCAAAAAAATTGATCAACAGAGTATAAACCTTGCGGAAAATCTTGAATTACCTCTTCAAAATAAAGAATTATTAAAGGATGTTCAGGGAAGCGATGTAAGTAAAGAGCGAGATTTAACCAGTTTGTTTATTCTTGGGTTTTTGGGCGGATTGATAGCATTGCTTACACCTTGCGTTTTTCCTATGATTCCGCTTACCGTTTCCTTTTTCACCAAACAAACAGGAAATAGGAAGAAAGGCATTTCCAACGCCATATTGTACGGAGCATTTATCGTTGGTATTTATATGGCTTTGAGCATTCCTTTTCACTTTTTAGATTCCATTGCTCCAGAAATCCTTAATAATATATCTACCAATGTCTGGCTGAATGTTACCTTTTTTGTGATTTTTATATTCTTTGCTTTTTCCTTCTTTGGTTATTATGAGTTGACCCTACCTTCCTCTTGGGGAAATAAAATGGACTCTGCATCCAGTTCTGGTGGACTTTTAGGAATCTTTTTTATGGC from Galbibacter sp. BG1 harbors:
- a CDS encoding RHS repeat domain-containing protein — its product is MTLAPVGDIRANKNEKLYQFAKTMNVGQEWNLAGSATLTLNNLPVGDGTTGYQPYKPFTVKSMLQSNDNGLVYRYAGEKYYELKDHLGNVRVVISDRKDLNTADNTLSAHVESYNNYYPFGMLQPNRTFNNPRYRYGFQGQEKDDDLKGDGNSVNYKYRMHDPRVGRFFAVDPLFKDYPYYTPFSFSGNKLIGYIELEGLEEARINQAIDWNTAIKMAGDKATINEIQEKYEYIHGFTSRAANTRLFKSFFKSDLAQSFIEKYGSFERGTYEMTHEETIDTHPSPVSIIHGNHEDYMRGEASNFLSELKYIEKGASKFVELSVLSKANTKGTLGVFTVKFRGDLKREAEGNGWSFNGTMQFFDEWNFDQKSEGERTASSENATAKGRKFLLGRPFEIKSPLYKVYQNNENSVIDWFENIDSSSDELSKLGKTVSKY
- a CDS encoding hydrolase, with product MKRNIFMYLFFFALLYIVYQYVSSKKYFEKETVKIENLEAENEQLTDSIKTLTLDKLDLQYFSLENNEDALAYYYDYNIDNPARYIADKLLETNEQKGNNPLVPYDGMSGAPMKINKIKVLNHKWIIADFSDGKHWGELFIKYELKEDMGVDFTLLDHLLYTRS
- a CDS encoding ankyrin repeat domain-containing protein — translated: MESLIIDFARENNEKEAINLIDNEKTSVNVEDKDGYNLLMISLLRGLEDLSLKLIERNINLKHQDSKGQTILHHLAIFYNEKILLKCLEEGADLSISDIYGNQSLWTTVFNDKGYGKRLEMIKILMEYGADPYHKNNVEKSPYDMARITKNNEVKSIFENYK
- a CDS encoding pyridoxamine 5'-phosphate oxidase family protein; the protein is MSKENLYSKEAIEKVRDLAKSIDFAMMITNLKKTPLHAIPMSTKKVDKEGNVWFLSSSESTHNSNIRSSSDIYLIYSDKSSMEFLNIYGKAQILKDKSVLEDLYEKTDDAWFDGVEDPKLTAIKVVPRDVFYWDTKHNKLVSLFKMGLGALTGDEPDLGKQGELKY
- the bcp gene encoding thioredoxin-dependent thiol peroxidase — translated: MKTLKAGDKVPNFSVNDQDGNKVSLSDYKGKKLVVFFYPKASTPGCTAEACNLRDHYKELQEHGYSLLGVSADSEKRQSNFKNKYEFPFPLLADEEKEVINAFGVWGPKKFMGREYDGIHRMTFIVNDGVVERVIEKVKTKDHAAQILEA
- a CDS encoding MBL fold metallo-hydrolase; translation: MKVTFLGTGTSQGIPIVGSDDPVSKSNDPKDKRLRVSVMVEWDSYCYIVDCGPDFRQQMLANNVKKIDGILFTHEHADHIMGLDDIRPFFFRQGDIPVYAHSRVLESLKIKFDYIFATKDRYPGAPAVKENVVENNVNIPLGNMEVVPVNAFHNRLQVFGFRFDKFAYLTDVKTIEAVERDKLKGVEVLVVNALRKEPHHSHFNIEEALEFISEIKPKKAYLTHISPMLGFHQVAQEELPANVYIAYDNLTVEL
- a CDS encoding endonuclease III domain-containing protein, yielding MTKAEKVDFVVDTLERLYPTVPIPLDHTDPYTLLIAVLMSAQSTDARVNQITPMLFDRAMNPYQMVKLTVDEIRKIIKPVGLSPMKSKGIHGLSQILIDKYNGEVPADMEALEALPGVGHKTASVVMSQAFGVPSFPVDTHIHRLMYRWGLSNGKNVTQTEKDAKRLFDEHLWNKLHLQIIYYAREYSPARGWNLEKDIITKTIGRKSVLKEYEAKKTKKTR
- a CDS encoding TerC family protein, whose amino-acid sequence is MIVWISFITLIVIFLAIDLGIFNKNPHEITNKEATVWTTIWVSTALLFSLVIYFIFKHGWLENPDSLTPTKALLKYITGYLIELSLSIDNIFVIAVIFTSFRIPKMYQHRVLFWGIIGAIVFRALMILFGVLLIKKFDWIIYVFGAFLIYTGIKMAFEKEDDAYDPKDSFIYKTIRKIIPVTPIINSENFFVRKKHLLVATPLFIALIVIEFTDILFALDSIPAILAITSDPFLVFSSNIMAILGLRSMYFFLANMLERFGYLKYSLVVILSYVGVKMILSHHVDIPEWLSLTIIGMSLGAGILFSLYKEKKEVAE
- a CDS encoding TonB-dependent receptor is translated as MTLVLKGDKNFENVPSLKSKALRINLNEDIYGTFAEIGAGQETVRHFFRAGGASGTIAKAMSAYDKSFSDAIYGIEDDGRYVTEARLKKMLSHEMRLMEERIPREDNPNKIFFSYANTVATIDFAKKFKGHGWLGIRFQLDPEEDYNEIILHIRFKQTEARLQQETLGIVGVNLVYGAFYKHHKPKKLLKYLYDHIDNDTIEIDTINFSGPRFEEVDNRLMSLQLVKNDMTDAVMFGPDGNNILPAAILYKKNILALRGSFRPVTMVNMDMYKKSYDIFIRENKVDVDNTVVVFEITLSNLRAEGEIDEEDFMDRARLLCSLGQTVMISNFQEYYKLVEYFSEYSKERMALTMGVNNLVDIFDEKYYRHLSGGILEAFGKLFYKDLKVYLYPMIDPETGLTTTSNNLKVHPRMKELYKFFKYNGKVVDIFDYDDSILDIFSREVLKMIAEGQDGWEKMLPKGIAELIKEKGLFDYKPKKELKAKEKQE
- the tilS gene encoding tRNA lysidine(34) synthetase TilS; translated protein: MLDPFKDHIRTHFPFLLTGRLAIASSGGIDSMVLTHLCKENGLDIRILHCNFQLRGEESDKDQQFLKFYAENKAIPFFSTEFNTETYAENHKISTQLAARELRYAWFKEQKDILGFDYLLTGHHLDDNLETFLINLSRGTGIDGLTGIPEVNNYIVRPMLVFSRDEIFQYALKNNIKWREDESNVETKYLRNKIRHEVVPKLKDINPEALQNFQKTISHLKGSSEIIGNHLKEIKSRIFKENKKSVEVSLEELKQLKPKEAYLFHLFSPFGFTEVNDLISVMESQSGKKLFSKTHRLVRDREKFIITPLKKEPVQKDFLIKKEETSITTPINLSIDLLDNIELVDRTIIYVDKEKLKFPLKLRKWKNGDYFYPFGMQGKKKISKFFKDEKFSLPSKENQWLLCDREDKIIWVVGQRADNRFKVTEKTKRILKIECIDA